In the Phaeobacter gallaeciensis genome, one interval contains:
- a CDS encoding c-type cytochrome translates to MSKFPNLIAATAVATALAVPAYAEKFGLGRPALPEEIAAWNQDVSPDGTGLPEGSGDVFTGEEIFAEQCAVCHGDFAEGVGNWPKLAGGADTLDHEDPLKTVGSYWPHLSTTWDYVNRSMPFGAAQTLEPDEVYAIVAYILYSNDLVDDEFTLSNENFLDVEMPNADGFIVDDRLTSEAHFWTDTPCMENCKDSVEITMRAAVLDVTPDETGEVPPAETGEAVVEEAKAEEPAAAEPVEEVAALDPELVADGEKVFKKCKSCHQVGDKAKNKTGPVLNGIVGHAAGAVEGFRYSKAMKSANEDGLVWTEEELSAFLAKPKKYMKKTKMSFAGLKKDDDIEAVIAYLKSFGG, encoded by the coding sequence ATGTCGAAGTTTCCTAATCTGATCGCAGCAACAGCAGTGGCCACCGCCTTGGCGGTGCCTGCCTATGCAGAGAAATTCGGACTGGGCCGCCCGGCACTGCCCGAAGAGATCGCTGCGTGGAACCAGGACGTCAGTCCCGATGGCACCGGCCTGCCCGAAGGTTCCGGTGATGTCTTCACCGGCGAAGAAATTTTTGCCGAACAATGCGCTGTCTGCCATGGCGATTTCGCCGAGGGCGTTGGCAACTGGCCGAAACTGGCGGGCGGTGCCGACACGCTGGACCACGAGGACCCGCTGAAGACGGTCGGTTCCTACTGGCCGCATCTGTCGACGACGTGGGACTACGTCAACCGCTCGATGCCCTTTGGCGCGGCGCAGACGCTGGAACCGGATGAGGTCTATGCCATCGTGGCCTATATCCTGTACTCCAACGATCTGGTGGATGACGAGTTCACCCTGTCGAACGAGAACTTCCTGGATGTGGAAATGCCCAACGCGGATGGCTTCATCGTCGATGACCGCCTGACCTCCGAAGCGCATTTCTGGACCGACACGCCTTGCATGGAAAACTGCAAGGACAGCGTGGAAATCACCATGCGTGCGGCGGTTCTCGATGTTACCCCGGACGAAACCGGCGAAGTCCCTCCGGCGGAAACCGGTGAAGCCGTGGTTGAAGAGGCCAAGGCGGAAGAGCCTGCCGCCGCTGAGCCGGTGGAAGAGGTTGCCGCGCTGGACCCTGAACTGGTTGCAGATGGCGAAAAGGTCTTCAAAAAGTGTAAGTCTTGCCACCAGGTGGGTGACAAAGCCAAGAACAAGACCGGTCCGGTTCTGAACGGGATCGTTGGTCACGCTGCTGGTGCTGTGGAAGGCTTCCGTTATTCCAAGGCCATGAAGTCGGCCAATGAAGACGGTCTGGTCTGGACCGAAGAAGAGCTTTCTGCCTTTCTGGCAAAGCCGAAGAAATACATGAAAAAGACCAAAATGTCCTTTGCTGGGCTGAAGAAAGACGACGACATCGAAGCGGTCATCGCCTATCTGAAGTCTTTCGGCGGCTGA
- the soxC gene encoding sulfite dehydrogenase has translation MSDNSKGFTPSRRQFLAGAAAAGAGSAVAGAAQAAGPDPLITEVQEWASGLGDGVDATPYGLPISYESDVIRRNVEWLTADTISSINFTPIHALDGTITPQGCAFERHHSGAIELKKEDYRLMINGLVDTPLVFSYADLERFPRENRVYFCECAANSGMEWAGAQLNGAQFTHGMIHNMEYSGVSLRTLLEEAGLDAAGDLKDKWVYVEGADASSNGRSIPMDKALDDVLVAFKANGEALRKEHGYPVRLVVPGWEGNMWVKWLRRIEVTNGPVESREETSKYTDTLADGTSRKWTWEMDAKSVVTSPSPQSPITHGKGPLVITGLAWSGRGHITGVDVSIDGGKTWNEARLAAPGTDKALTRFYLDIDWDGQEMFLQSRARDSSGYVQPTKTQLRDVRGLNSIYHNNSIQTWWVKANGEAENVEVS, from the coding sequence ATGAGCGATAATTCAAAGGGTTTCACCCCGTCGCGCCGTCAGTTTCTGGCGGGTGCGGCTGCGGCCGGGGCCGGATCTGCGGTTGCTGGTGCGGCCCAGGCGGCCGGGCCTGACCCGCTGATCACGGAAGTCCAGGAATGGGCCAGCGGCTTGGGTGATGGCGTCGACGCCACCCCGTATGGTCTTCCGATCAGCTATGAATCGGATGTGATCCGCCGCAACGTGGAATGGCTGACCGCCGATACGATTTCGTCGATCAACTTTACCCCGATCCACGCCCTGGATGGCACCATCACGCCGCAGGGTTGTGCGTTCGAACGTCACCACTCGGGCGCGATCGAGCTGAAGAAAGAAGACTACCGCCTGATGATCAACGGTCTGGTCGACACGCCGCTGGTCTTCTCCTACGCCGATCTGGAGCGTTTTCCCCGTGAAAACCGCGTCTACTTCTGCGAATGCGCGGCGAACTCGGGCATGGAATGGGCCGGTGCCCAGCTGAACGGCGCCCAGTTCACCCACGGCATGATCCACAACATGGAATATTCCGGCGTCAGCTTGCGCACGCTGCTGGAAGAGGCCGGTCTGGATGCAGCAGGCGATCTGAAGGACAAATGGGTCTACGTGGAAGGCGCCGATGCCTCCTCTAACGGCCGTTCGATCCCGATGGACAAGGCGCTCGATGACGTTCTGGTCGCCTTCAAGGCCAACGGCGAAGCCCTGCGCAAAGAGCACGGCTATCCGGTGCGCCTGGTCGTTCCCGGCTGGGAAGGCAACATGTGGGTCAAGTGGCTGCGTCGCATCGAAGTCACCAACGGCCCGGTTGAATCCCGCGAGGAAACCTCGAAGTACACCGACACGCTGGCCGACGGCACCAGCCGCAAATGGACCTGGGAAATGGATGCGAAATCCGTTGTCACCAGCCCCAGCCCGCAGTCGCCGATCACCCACGGCAAGGGTCCGCTGGTCATCACCGGTCTGGCCTGGTCCGGTCGCGGCCACATCACCGGCGTTGATGTCTCCATTGATGGCGGCAAGACTTGGAATGAGGCCCGCCTTGCGGCGCCCGGAACCGATAAGGCGCTGACGCGCTTCTACCTCGATATCGACTGGGACGGTCAGGAAATGTTCCTGCAAAGCCGCGCCCGCGACAGCTCGGGCTACGTGCAGCCGACCAAGACCCAGCTGCGCGACGTGCGTGGTCTGAACTCGATCTATCACAACAATTCCATCCAGACCTGGTGGGTGAAGGCAAACGGAGAGGCGGAAAATGTCGAAGTTTCCTAA
- the soxB gene encoding thiosulfohydrolase SoxB, with translation MISRRDFLQVSMAASALVGASGFGNWGRLAAQQSLTQDQLLEFDTFGNISIIHVTDIHAQLKPIYFREPSINLGVGANKGQVPHITGADFRKAYGIAVGSPSAYALTYDDFSSLAKGYGRVGGLDRMSTVINAIRADRPDALLLDGGDTWHGSMTCHKTEGQDMVNVMNALKPDAMTFHWEFTLGSDRVNEIVEGLPFAALGQNIFDSEWDEPAELFKPYKFFERGGAKVAVIGQAFPYMPIANPGWMFPEYSFGIRDEHMQEMVDEVRAAGADVVVCLSHNGFDVDKKMASVVTGIDVILSGHTHDALPEPVLVGTTHIIASGSNGKFVSRVDLDVRDGQMMGLKHKLIPIFSDVIAPDPVVSKLIDEQRAPFKAELEEVIGQTDSLLYRRGNFNGTWDDLICDALLSEREADIAMSPGVRWGPSLVPGDDITREDIWNVTSMSYGAAYRSEMTGEFIKVILEDVADNIFNPDPYYQQGGDMVRIGGMGYRIDITKPQGERITEMTLLKNGEAIDPAKTYMVAGWASVNEGTEGPQIWDVVENHIKKMGTVTVNPNNSVKVVGA, from the coding sequence ATGATCTCGCGCCGTGATTTTCTGCAGGTTTCGATGGCCGCCTCTGCCCTGGTCGGGGCATCTGGTTTTGGCAATTGGGGGCGTCTTGCGGCGCAGCAAAGCCTGACTCAGGATCAATTGCTGGAGTTTGATACCTTCGGCAATATCAGCATCATCCATGTCACCGACATTCATGCGCAGCTGAAACCGATCTATTTCCGTGAACCCTCGATCAACCTCGGGGTGGGCGCGAACAAGGGTCAGGTGCCGCATATCACCGGTGCCGACTTCCGCAAGGCCTATGGCATCGCGGTTGGCAGTCCTTCCGCTTACGCGCTCACCTATGACGATTTTTCCTCCCTCGCCAAAGGATACGGGCGCGTAGGCGGTCTGGACCGCATGTCGACAGTGATCAATGCCATCCGTGCGGATCGGCCTGATGCGCTGCTGCTGGACGGCGGTGACACCTGGCACGGCTCCATGACCTGTCACAAGACCGAAGGTCAGGACATGGTCAACGTGATGAACGCGCTGAAACCGGATGCGATGACCTTCCACTGGGAGTTCACGCTGGGCTCCGACCGTGTGAATGAGATCGTCGAAGGTCTGCCCTTTGCCGCGCTGGGGCAAAACATCTTTGATTCCGAATGGGACGAACCGGCCGAGCTGTTCAAGCCGTACAAGTTCTTCGAACGCGGCGGCGCCAAGGTCGCCGTCATCGGTCAGGCCTTCCCCTATATGCCCATCGCGAACCCCGGCTGGATGTTCCCGGAATACTCGTTCGGGATCCGTGACGAGCATATGCAGGAGATGGTGGACGAGGTGCGCGCAGCGGGCGCCGATGTGGTGGTCTGCCTGTCGCACAATGGTTTCGACGTGGACAAGAAGATGGCCAGCGTTGTCACCGGTATCGACGTGATTCTGTCGGGCCACACCCACGATGCGCTGCCCGAACCGGTGCTGGTGGGCACGACCCACATCATCGCCTCCGGTTCCAACGGCAAATTCGTCTCCCGCGTGGATCTGGACGTGCGCGATGGTCAGATGATGGGTCTGAAGCACAAGCTGATCCCGATCTTCTCGGATGTGATCGCGCCCGATCCGGTTGTGTCCAAGCTGATCGACGAGCAGCGCGCGCCGTTCAAGGCCGAACTGGAAGAGGTGATCGGCCAGACCGACTCGCTGCTCTATCGTCGCGGCAACTTCAACGGCACCTGGGATGATCTGATCTGCGACGCGCTGCTGAGCGAGCGTGAAGCTGATATCGCCATGTCGCCCGGCGTACGCTGGGGCCCGTCGCTGGTGCCGGGTGACGACATCACCCGCGAAGACATCTGGAACGTCACCTCGATGAGCTATGGCGCCGCCTATCGCAGCGAGATGACCGGTGAATTCATCAAGGTGATCCTGGAAGACGTGGCTGACAACATCTTCAACCCGGACCCCTATTACCAGCAGGGCGGCGACATGGTGCGCATCGGTGGCATGGGCTACCGCATCGACATCACCAAACCTCAGGGCGAACGGATCACCGAGATGACGCTGCTGAAGAACGGTGAGGCGATCGATCCGGCGAAGACCTACATGGTCGCCGGCTGGGCCAGCGTCAACGAAGGCACCGAAGGTCCGCAGATCTGGGACGTCGTCGAAAACCACATCAAGAAAATGGGCACCGTCACGGTCAACCCGAACAACTCGGTCAAGGTGGTCGGCGCTTAA
- the soxA gene encoding sulfur oxidation c-type cytochrome SoxA: MKYKALTAIAAVLALPMAAFAGADDDTLVVNEEIEMVTKTAAPAAVADALDEVMSGWHFRSDETQALQMDDFENPAMVFVDQAMDSWETVEGSEGKSCASCHDDVADSMKGVRAVYPKWNEEAGEVRTLAMQINDCRENQMGADKWKYTGGDMASMEALISVQSRGMPVNVATDGPVQAMWEKGKEMYYTRTGQLELSCANCHEDNYGNMIRADHLSQGQINGFPAYRLKNAKLNTVHARFKGCVRDTRAETYKPGSQDFVALELYVASRGNGLSVEGPSVRN, from the coding sequence ATGAAATATAAGGCACTCACTGCCATTGCCGCCGTGCTGGCCCTGCCGATGGCCGCCTTCGCCGGCGCAGACGACGACACGCTCGTGGTGAACGAAGAGATCGAAATGGTCACCAAGACTGCGGCTCCGGCTGCAGTCGCTGACGCATTGGACGAAGTCATGTCTGGCTGGCACTTCCGCTCGGACGAGACCCAGGCCCTGCAGATGGACGATTTCGAAAACCCCGCGATGGTCTTTGTTGATCAAGCAATGGACAGCTGGGAAACCGTCGAAGGATCCGAAGGCAAGTCCTGCGCGTCCTGCCACGACGATGTTGCCGACAGCATGAAAGGCGTGCGCGCAGTCTATCCCAAGTGGAACGAAGAAGCTGGCGAAGTCCGCACCCTGGCCATGCAGATCAACGACTGCCGCGAAAACCAGATGGGCGCCGACAAGTGGAAATACACTGGCGGTGACATGGCGTCGATGGAGGCTCTGATCTCTGTCCAGTCGCGTGGCATGCCCGTCAACGTTGCCACCGATGGTCCGGTTCAGGCGATGTGGGAAAAAGGTAAGGAAATGTATTACACGCGTACCGGCCAGCTCGAGCTGTCCTGCGCGAACTGCCATGAAGACAACTATGGCAACATGATCCGCGCCGACCACCTGAGCCAAGGCCAGATCAATGGCTTCCCGGCCTACCGCCTGAAAAACGCCAAGCTGAACACCGTTCATGCCCGTTTCAAAGGCTGCGTACGTGATACCCGCGCCGAAACCTACAAGCCCGGTTCGCAGGATTTCGTCGCACTTGAGCTTTATGTCGCTTCGCGCGGCAACGGCCTGTCGGTTGAAGGACCGTCTGTCCGTAACTAA
- the soxZ gene encoding thiosulfate oxidation carrier complex protein SoxZ — MASGVKPRVKVPKKAAAGEAVTIKTLISHKMESGQRKDKEGNVIPRSIINRFTCEFNGAMVIDVTMEPAISTNPYIEFEATVPEAGDFKFTWYDDDGSVYDTAKSIKIA, encoded by the coding sequence ATGGCATCCGGTGTAAAACCCCGCGTCAAGGTCCCGAAGAAAGCCGCTGCTGGCGAAGCCGTCACCATCAAGACGCTGATCAGCCACAAGATGGAAAGCGGCCAGCGTAAGGACAAGGAAGGCAACGTCATTCCGCGTTCGATCATCAACCGTTTCACTTGCGAGTTTAACGGCGCCATGGTGATCGACGTCACGATGGAACCGGCGATTTCCACCAACCCTTACATTGAGTTTGAAGCCACCGTGCCTGAAGCAGGCGACTTCAAATTCACATGGTATGACGATGATGGATCCGTCTACGACACGGCGAAGTCGATCAAGATCGCCTGA
- the soxY gene encoding thiosulfate oxidation carrier protein SoxY — translation MEFSRRETLAMGLGAAVLTVLPYRLSASADDKIAEFTGGADMADSGIELTAPEIAENGNTVPISVNAPGATAIMVLATGNPTPGVATFNFGPGAASQSASTRIRLAGTQDVVAIAKMADGSFAKASAAVKVTIGGCGG, via the coding sequence ATGGAGTTCTCACGTCGCGAAACCCTGGCGATGGGCCTGGGCGCCGCCGTGCTGACGGTTCTGCCCTACCGCCTGAGCGCATCGGCAGACGATAAGATCGCCGAGTTCACCGGCGGTGCCGATATGGCCGACAGCGGTATTGAACTGACTGCGCCGGAGATTGCCGAAAACGGCAACACCGTGCCGATTTCGGTTAACGCCCCCGGCGCGACCGCGATCATGGTTCTGGCCACCGGCAACCCGACCCCCGGCGTTGCAACCTTCAACTTCGGCCCCGGTGCCGCCAGCCAGTCCGCATCCACCCGGATCCGCCTTGCTGGTACCCAGGACGTCGTGGCCATTGCCAAAATGGCAGACGGCAGCTTTGCCAAGGCAAGCGCCGCTGTGAAAGTGACCATCGGAGGCTGCGGCGGCTGA
- the soxX gene encoding sulfur oxidation c-type cytochrome SoxX — MKRLSLTLAMCLAGTMSQAGEVAPKDVKFTEDGAIAESLTGVAGDAANGAIIAGTKSKGNCVACHQVTALADVPFHGEIGPMLDGAGERWSEAELRGLVANAKMTFEGTMMPAFYKVDGFIRPGDAYTGKAGAEPLPPILTAQEIEDVVAFLATLKEE; from the coding sequence ATGAAGAGACTATCTCTGACACTGGCCATGTGTCTGGCCGGGACCATGTCGCAGGCGGGCGAAGTCGCGCCGAAAGACGTGAAATTCACCGAGGATGGCGCAATTGCCGAATCGTTGACAGGTGTTGCTGGCGACGCGGCCAACGGTGCGATCATCGCCGGGACCAAGTCCAAGGGGAACTGCGTGGCCTGTCATCAGGTGACTGCACTGGCTGACGTGCCCTTCCACGGCGAAATCGGCCCCATGCTGGACGGCGCGGGGGAGCGCTGGAGTGAAGCTGAGCTGCGTGGCCTCGTGGCGAATGCAAAAATGACCTTCGAGGGCACCATGATGCCTGCGTTCTACAAGGTCGACGGGTTTATCCGTCCGGGCGATGCCTACACCGGTAAGGCGGGCGCAGAGCCGCTGCCGCCGATCCTGACCGCCCAGGAGATTGAAGATGTCGTCGCTTTCCTCGCGACGCTGAAAGAAGAGTGA
- a CDS encoding thioredoxin family protein has protein sequence MNRLLKMISAPLAALALPVLLAGPVAAVEVGDDGLHKTAWMRDTFKDLQEDLAEANAEGKRLVLFFEQRGCIYCAKMHEEVFPRPEVSNYIEENYFVVQLNLHGSTEVTDFDGETLQEREMARKWNVLFTPTILFLPEEVPEDQTAVQAAVSIMPGAFGAGTTLDMFTWVNEKRYELDNGEDFQRYHARRIQERNNGSTD, from the coding sequence ATGAATAGATTACTCAAAATGATTTCCGCACCGCTTGCCGCGCTGGCGCTTCCAGTGCTTCTGGCCGGGCCGGTGGCAGCGGTCGAGGTGGGCGACGACGGCCTTCATAAAACCGCATGGATGCGTGACACCTTCAAGGACCTTCAGGAAGATCTTGCCGAGGCGAATGCAGAGGGCAAGCGGCTGGTTCTTTTCTTTGAGCAGCGGGGCTGCATCTACTGCGCCAAGATGCACGAGGAGGTGTTCCCGCGTCCGGAAGTCAGCAACTACATCGAAGAGAATTATTTCGTCGTTCAGCTGAACCTGCACGGATCCACCGAGGTGACGGATTTCGACGGCGAAACCCTGCAGGAGCGGGAGATGGCGCGGAAGTGGAACGTGCTGTTCACGCCGACGATTCTTTTCCTGCCGGAAGAGGTACCCGAGGATCAGACCGCGGTGCAGGCGGCCGTTTCCATCATGCCGGGGGCCTTTGGGGCGGGGACCACGCTCGATATGTTCACCTGGGTCAACGAGAAGCGGTACGAGCTTGATAATGGGGAGGATTTCCAAAGGTATCACGCGCGCCGCATTCAGGAGCGCAACAATGGATCAACAGACTGA
- a CDS encoding cytochrome c biogenesis CcdA family protein: MLEISYFGALFAGLLSFFTPCILPMVPFYLSYMGGLSMAELRGDGRIAPGAQRRLVISALCFAAGVTTVFMLMGMGATALGQLFGRYMDILAYGAAGVLVLFGLHFLGVMRIPLLYREARMESSAEPSTLIGAYLMGLAFGFGWTPCVGPALASILMIASGMGDIWRGGLLLLVYGVGMTAPFVVAALFAKPFLAWVARHRTAFAWVEKAMGVMLILFAVLIVTGGVSYIADAMIRWMPGLSTIG, translated from the coding sequence ATGCTCGAAATATCGTACTTTGGGGCCCTGTTTGCCGGTTTGTTGAGCTTTTTCACGCCCTGCATCCTGCCGATGGTGCCGTTTTACCTGTCCTACATGGGCGGGCTTTCGATGGCTGAACTGCGCGGCGACGGGCGCATTGCGCCGGGGGCGCAGCGTCGGCTGGTGATCTCTGCGCTGTGTTTCGCAGCTGGTGTCACCACGGTTTTCATGTTGATGGGCATGGGAGCTACCGCGCTGGGGCAGTTATTCGGGCGCTACATGGATATTCTGGCCTATGGCGCCGCCGGGGTGCTGGTCCTGTTCGGCCTGCATTTCCTGGGCGTGATGCGCATTCCGCTCCTATACCGCGAGGCACGCATGGAAAGCTCGGCCGAGCCTTCCACGCTGATTGGGGCCTATCTGATGGGGCTGGCCTTTGGCTTTGGCTGGACTCCCTGCGTGGGACCGGCGCTGGCGTCGATCCTGATGATCGCCTCCGGCATGGGGGACATCTGGCGCGGTGGCCTGCTCTTGCTGGTCTACGGCGTTGGAATGACGGCGCCTTTCGTCGTTGCCGCCCTGTTTGCAAAGCCGTTCCTGGCCTGGGTGGCGCGGCACCGGACCGCTTTTGCTTGGGTGGAAAAGGCGATGGGGGTTATGCTGATCCTGTTCGCTGTGCTGATTGTCACCGGAGGTGTCAGCTACATTGCCGATGCAATGATCCGCTGGATGCCCGGACTGTCCACAATTGGCTGA
- a CDS encoding ArsR/SmtB family transcription factor, whose product MGLPQFSVDMADDDLEKMMDNATTASNFLKAISHEGRLMILCHLVTGEKSVTELEELLSARQAAVSQQLSRLRLEGLVVPRRDGKAIYYRLADDRPRRILEVVYDLFCN is encoded by the coding sequence ATGGGGTTGCCGCAATTTTCGGTAGACATGGCAGATGACGATCTTGAGAAGATGATGGACAACGCCACCACGGCGTCCAATTTCCTCAAGGCGATCAGCCACGAAGGTCGTCTCATGATCCTGTGCCATCTGGTCACCGGCGAGAAATCCGTCACCGAGCTGGAAGAGCTGCTTTCGGCGCGTCAGGCAGCGGTATCGCAGCAACTGTCCCGCCTGCGCCTTGAAGGTCTGGTTGTGCCGCGCCGCGACGGCAAGGCCATCTACTACCGGCTGGCAGACGACCGTCCGCGCCGCATCCTCGAAGTGGTCTACGACCTCTTCTGCAACTAA
- a CDS encoding YeeE/YedE family protein, whose protein sequence is MFDMLTEHHLAAIAGLVGGILLGLAARLGRFCTLGAIEDVLYGGSTLRMRMWILAIGVAVIGSFSLIAAGLMDESESFYLSIRWMPLASIIGGLMFGYGMALSGNCGYGAIARLGGGDLRSFVIVLVMGVSTYVVLSGPLAPLRNFFFEQHQVTTDIPPGLAHHAAALTGLPLHTIGLAVGAVLVIAALCGRELRQDKSAVFWSVIVGLAIVSGWGLTSEVNQTGFEALPVVSHSFSAPLGETILWTMTGSLRPLSFAVGSIAGVWAGAFIGSLIKGHFRWEACEDPRELRRQIVGAGIMGAGAVIAMGCTVGQGLSAFSLLAVSAPVTFLAIFAGAAIGLRQLIEGFRPAE, encoded by the coding sequence ATGTTTGATATGCTGACAGAACATCACCTGGCGGCCATTGCAGGCCTCGTAGGCGGAATCCTTCTTGGCCTTGCTGCCCGGCTGGGCAGGTTCTGCACGCTTGGCGCGATCGAGGACGTCCTTTATGGCGGCTCCACCCTGCGCATGCGTATGTGGATATTGGCAATCGGCGTCGCCGTTATCGGCAGCTTTTCCCTTATTGCAGCAGGACTTATGGATGAAAGCGAAAGTTTCTACCTCAGCATCAGATGGATGCCTCTGGCTTCAATCATCGGGGGTTTGATGTTCGGCTACGGAATGGCGCTCAGCGGCAATTGCGGCTATGGCGCTATCGCCCGACTGGGCGGCGGTGATCTGCGCAGTTTCGTCATCGTGCTGGTCATGGGCGTGTCCACCTATGTGGTTCTTTCCGGTCCGCTTGCGCCCTTGCGCAATTTCTTCTTTGAGCAGCATCAGGTCACGACCGATATTCCCCCCGGGCTGGCCCATCACGCCGCTGCCCTGACGGGTCTGCCACTGCACACCATCGGGCTTGCCGTCGGCGCCGTGCTGGTCATCGCCGCGCTTTGCGGACGCGAACTGCGTCAGGACAAGAGCGCGGTCTTCTGGTCCGTGATCGTCGGCCTTGCCATCGTTTCGGGCTGGGGCCTGACCAGCGAGGTCAACCAGACCGGTTTCGAAGCCCTCCCGGTGGTGTCGCATTCCTTTTCTGCCCCTCTGGGTGAGACTATTTTGTGGACCATGACCGGCAGCCTGCGCCCCTTGTCCTTTGCCGTCGGCTCCATCGCAGGGGTCTGGGCCGGGGCCTTCATCGGCTCGCTGATCAAGGGGCATTTTCGCTGGGAGGCCTGCGAAGACCCCCGCGAATTGCGCCGCCAGATCGTGGGTGCGGGCATCATGGGCGCAGGTGCCGTCATCGCCATGGGCTGCACCGTCGGTCAGGGGCTCAGCGCATTTTCACTGCTCGCCGTTTCCGCGCCGGTCACCTTCCTGGCGATTTTTGCCGGGGCGGCGATTGGCCTGCGGCAGCTGATCGAAGGCTTCCGCCCCGCCGAGTGA